The following coding sequences are from one Brienomyrus brachyistius isolate T26 chromosome 15, BBRACH_0.4, whole genome shotgun sequence window:
- the ntmt2 gene encoding N-terminal Xaa-Pro-Lys N-methyltransferase 2 isoform X1 produces MTTMEHRAAHQAFRRRWKKTDDGLCRHSMSFHLHKTLRKEFFASYLYLLEQIPLVQLFAVTCEYIKGEKQFYARAQNFYKGVEASEEGMMGGFIEISEIDLEGSRQFLKKFVGGPGKAGTKCALDCGCGIGRVAKNVLLPVFETLEMADMIEDFLMHAHERYLGSDADRIESYYCYNLQDLTPPLKKYDVIWMQWVACHLTDNDLMKFLIRCKASLRPDGIIVIKDNMARQGCKLDPIDSSLIRHLDIVKAIILKAGLEILGVEKQQGFPEQIVPVWMIAMK; encoded by the exons ATGACCACCATGGAGCACAGAGCTGCTCACCAAGCTTTCCGTCGGCGCTGGAAGAAGACAGACGATGGCCTCTGCCGGCATAGCATGTCCTTCCACCTCCACAAGACCCTCAGGAAGGAGTTCTTCGCCAGTTATCTGTACCTGTTGGAGCAAATCCCTCTAG TCCAGCTCTTTGCTGTAACCTGTGAGTACATCAAGGGGGAGAAGCAGTTCTACGCAAGAGCACAGAACTTCTACAAAGGTGTGGAGGCCTCGGAGGAGGGGATGATGGGAGGCTTCATCGAAATTTCCGAGATTGACTTAGAAGGTTCCAGGCAGTTCCTGAAAAAGTTTGTTGGG GGTCCTGGCAAGGCTGGCACTAAGTGTGCCCTGGACTGTGGCTGTGGGATCGGGAGGGTAGCCAAGAACGTCCTCCTGCCAGTGTTCGAGACACTGGAGATGGCAGACATGATAGAGGACTTTCTGATGCACGCCCACGAGCGCTACCTGGGCAGTGATGCTGACCGCATCGAGTCCTACTACTGCTACAACCTGCAGGATCTCACGCCCCCCCTGAAGAAGTACGATGTCATCTGGATGCAATGGGTCGCAT GCCACCTGACTGACAACGACCTGATGAAGTTCCTGATCAGATGCAAAGCCAGTCTGAGACCCGACGGCATCATCGTCATCAAGGACAACATGGCCAGGCAGGGCTGCAAGCTGGACCCCATTGACAGCAGCCTTATCCGGCACCTAGACATCGTAAAAGCCATCATTCTGAAAGCAGGCCTGGAGATCTTGGGGGTGGAGAAGCAGCAGGGCTTCCCGGAGCAGATAGTCCCCGTCTGGATGATCGCTATGAAGTAA
- the ntmt2 gene encoding N-terminal Xaa-Pro-Lys N-methyltransferase 2 isoform X2, whose protein sequence is MMGGFIEISEIDLEGSRQFLKKFVGGPGKAGTKCALDCGCGIGRVAKNVLLPVFETLEMADMIEDFLMHAHERYLGSDADRIESYYCYNLQDLTPPLKKYDVIWMQWVACHLTDNDLMKFLIRCKASLRPDGIIVIKDNMARQGCKLDPIDSSLIRHLDIVKAIILKAGLEILGVEKQQGFPEQIVPVWMIAMK, encoded by the exons ATGATGGGAGGCTTCATCGAAATTTCCGAGATTGACTTAGAAGGTTCCAGGCAGTTCCTGAAAAAGTTTGTTGGG GGTCCTGGCAAGGCTGGCACTAAGTGTGCCCTGGACTGTGGCTGTGGGATCGGGAGGGTAGCCAAGAACGTCCTCCTGCCAGTGTTCGAGACACTGGAGATGGCAGACATGATAGAGGACTTTCTGATGCACGCCCACGAGCGCTACCTGGGCAGTGATGCTGACCGCATCGAGTCCTACTACTGCTACAACCTGCAGGATCTCACGCCCCCCCTGAAGAAGTACGATGTCATCTGGATGCAATGGGTCGCAT GCCACCTGACTGACAACGACCTGATGAAGTTCCTGATCAGATGCAAAGCCAGTCTGAGACCCGACGGCATCATCGTCATCAAGGACAACATGGCCAGGCAGGGCTGCAAGCTGGACCCCATTGACAGCAGCCTTATCCGGCACCTAGACATCGTAAAAGCCATCATTCTGAAAGCAGGCCTGGAGATCTTGGGGGTGGAGAAGCAGCAGGGCTTCCCGGAGCAGATAGTCCCCGTCTGGATGATCGCTATGAAGTAA